In the Lates calcarifer isolate ASB-BC8 linkage group LG24, TLL_Latcal_v3, whole genome shotgun sequence genome, one interval contains:
- the LOC108898220 gene encoding protein MFI, translating to MSLQEGSSENPEQDPEEDPLQQTAARMIQRAWRRYVYREVFRYFKQLISQFNQGDPQKILKPVNPREAELLDAAAGVFMRFRLGGVTFPPNIYYKIFTHRPITDVCASSPRDYTQLGLKQPVARQTNTRWPVVQEDRSGWYRRMEHNSWRLFCSKVVPITEPREIGVNKKMDFHYSKLQRQQDVDRWRKRRKIEWLNQMYNHVRLQTHSVHRHMATLVGTSAQEVMDTAEEKGGDEMEECELDELLAWTTTLSFEEYMQEWRHLACSLSSEPSTDLHPGPPGSEEFPGVADEDRGE from the exons ATGAG CTTACAGGAGGGAAGCTCTGAGAATCCAGAGCAGGATCCGGAGGAGGATCcactgcagcagacagcagccagGATGATTCAGAGGGCCTGGAGAAGATATGTG TACAGAGAGGTCTTCAGGTATTTCAAACAGTTGATCAGCCAGTTTAACCAAGGGGATCCACAGAAGATCCTGAAACCTGTCAATCCTCGAGAG GCGGAGCTGCtggatgctgctgctggggtCTTCATGAGGTTTAGACTCGGAGGG GTCACCTTCCCTCCCAACATTTACTACAAGATCTTCACCCACCGGCCCATCACTGATGTGTGTGCCAGCAGCCCCAGGGACTACACGCAGCTGGGCCTGAAGCAGCCTGTGGCCCGGCAGACCAACACCCGCTGGCCTGTGGTGCAGGAGGACCGGTCAGGGTGGTACCGGAGAATGGAGCACAACAGCTGGAGACTGTTCTGCAGCAAG GTGGTTCCCATCACTGAGCCCAGAGAGATTGGAGTAAACAAAAAGATGGACTTTCATTACTCCAAGCTGCAAAGGCAGCAGGATGTGGacaggtggaggaagaggaggaagattgAGTGGCTGAACCAGAT gtATAACCATGTTCGTCTGCAGACTCACTCAGTGCATCGACACATGGCTACCCTGGTGGGGACCTCAGCCCAGGAAGTGATGGACACTGCAGAAGAGAAGGGGGGTGATGAGATGGAGGAGTGCGAGCTGGATGAGCTCCTGGCCTGGACCACCACCCTCAGCTTTGAGGA GTACATGCAGGAGTGGAGACATCTGGCCTGCAGTCTCTCCTCTGAGCCCAGCACAG accTTCATCCAGGTCCACCTGGGTCAGAGGAGTTTCCCGGTGTGGCAGATGAAGATAGAGGAGAATAA
- the LOC108898223 gene encoding cytidine deaminase encodes MADLKTAEAKDWIKSLIEESQKAKEFSYCPYSQLRVGSALLTEDEKIFTGCNIENACFYLGLCAERTAINKAVSDGYTKFKAIAVSSDLEEQVIPPCGACRQVIREFGDIPVFMTRMDGSYTRMTVEELLPLSWNAEYLKKNE; translated from the exons ATGGCAGACCTGAAGACTGCTGAGGCCAAGGACTGGATCAAATCTCTTATTGAGGAGTCTCAGAAAGCCAAAGAGTTCTCCTACTGTCCCTACAGCCAGCTCAGAGTGGGATCAGCCCTATTAACAGAAGATGAGAAGATCTTCACAG gTTGTAACATAGAGAATGCCTGTTTCTACCTGGGCCTGTGTGCAGAGAGGACTGCCATCAACAAAGCTGTGTCTGATGGATACACCAAGTTTAAGGCCATAGCTGTGTCCAG CGACCTGGAGGAGCAGGTCATCCCTCCCTGTGGCGCCTGTCGACAGGTCATCAGAGAG TTTGGGGACATACCCGTCTTCATGACCAGGATGGATGGATCCTACACCAGGATGactgtggaggagctgctgcctctgtcctGGAATGCAGAGTACCTgaagaagaatgaatga
- the pomp gene encoding proteasome maturation protein translates to MNTRGLRSQLKDSIPVAGLCPQGQYGVQDSLRSGFTSAKNELLPSHPLELSEKNFQLNQDKMNFSTLRNIQGLHAPLKLQMEYRAARQIQRLPFLPSSNLALDTLRGSDESIGFEDILNDPAQSEMMGEPHMMVEYKLGLL, encoded by the exons ATG AACACCCGAGGACTCCGCTCTCAGCTGAAAGACAGTATACCTGTGGCAGGCCTCTGTCCTCAGGGACAGTATGGGGTCCAGGACTCTCTGCGGAGCGG CTTCACTAGTGCCAAGAATGAGCTCCTGCCCAGCCACCCCTTGGAGCTGTCAGAGAAAAAC TTCCAGTTGAACCAGGACAAGATGAACTTCTCAACTCTCAGAAACATCCAGGGTCTTCATGCTCCTCTCAAACTGCAGATGGAGTACAGAGCAGCCAGACAG ATCCAGCGCCTGCCGTTCTTACCAAGTTCAAACCTGGCTCTGGATACACTGCGAGGCAGCGACGAGTCCATTGGCTTCGAGGACATCCTGAACG ATCCAGCCCAGAGTGAGATGATGGGAGAGCCTCACATGATGGTGGAATACAAACTAGGACTGTTGTGA